A DNA window from Capnocytophaga sp. ARDL2 contains the following coding sequences:
- a CDS encoding reprolysin-like metallopeptidase → MNSIIKIALSLSAFFFGSKAIAQDYQFKKIDSVKNQGLMVRTNTPTVYQLYKTEFQSVNDYLLQAPDEFQVENTSFTFNLPDADGTIVPYVLYKTSVMEEELAAEFPGLYSYIGYNQKDPSNVIRMSVSYIHGIHLMGYNGKGETYYMDAYTEDKNVQILYKRSDITNEHTHFQCHLHTENELEETHAHSDEPIALNHDGIFRQYRLAIATTGEYSQFHLTNAPVGTPMATLGQQRAVVMSAIIAAVTRLNQVYERDMALRYILVNNNQNLIYFNANNDPFENDDAYILLNQSHSVINSNIGSSNYDIGHTFSTGAGGLAQIVALCNPQAKGMGVTGSDSPVNDPFVIDYVAHEIGHQMGANHTFSGNTGSCSMNANSSTAAEPGSGSTIMGYAGICGANQNVQNQSDAYFHYLSIQEMTDRVQATTCATYLQTNNATPSVTAGTTVSIPARTPFKLTATASDNNNPNSLTYTWEQLDTKVGIYGTPTGNDTTEPNFRSLVPTSNPMRYFPALSTVINGTTNVDVAPGTTWERLSNVPRSMRFGVTVRDNNVIGGGQTRRAQRTVNVVGTQPFVLTYPSTIVNTPVEQWLIGTNKTITWNVANTNVSPINTANVKISYTTDNGQTLTELVASTPNNGSAVVQVPDIPHNTEIRIVIEPIGNVYYTISQKVRVVNVLSNKDFQFENFQLYPNPSNDVITFSLIPDNGNEIVYQIYDITGREILSKTIDNTGKIEETFSVAHLATGTYLLKISNGNKSLTKKIVRN, encoded by the coding sequence ATGAATTCGATTATTAAGATTGCACTATCATTATCCGCTTTCTTTTTTGGGTCAAAAGCAATAGCTCAAGATTACCAATTTAAGAAAATTGATTCTGTGAAAAATCAAGGGTTAATGGTGCGTACTAACACACCTACCGTTTATCAATTGTACAAAACAGAATTTCAATCGGTAAACGATTATTTACTTCAAGCACCAGACGAATTTCAAGTTGAAAACACTTCGTTTACCTTCAACTTACCCGATGCCGACGGAACCATCGTTCCCTATGTGCTTTATAAAACCTCTGTAATGGAAGAAGAATTGGCAGCCGAATTTCCAGGACTTTACAGTTACATCGGTTACAACCAAAAAGACCCAAGTAATGTCATCAGAATGTCGGTATCGTATATCCATGGTATCCATTTGATGGGGTATAATGGCAAAGGCGAAACTTATTATATGGACGCCTATACGGAAGACAAAAATGTACAAATTTTGTACAAGCGAAGTGATATTACCAACGAACATACACATTTTCAATGTCATTTGCATACTGAAAATGAATTGGAAGAAACACATGCTCACTCAGACGAACCTATAGCTTTGAATCACGATGGGATTTTTAGACAATACCGTTTAGCAATCGCTACAACGGGAGAATATTCACAATTTCATTTAACAAATGCACCTGTGGGAACGCCAATGGCTACTTTAGGACAGCAAAGAGCTGTAGTGATGTCTGCAATTATAGCAGCAGTTACTCGTCTCAACCAAGTATATGAACGCGATATGGCGTTAAGATATATTTTGGTAAATAATAATCAAAATTTGATTTATTTCAATGCTAATAATGACCCTTTTGAAAATGATGATGCTTATATATTATTGAACCAAAGCCATTCTGTAATTAATTCTAACATAGGAAGTTCTAATTATGATATTGGACATACTTTTAGTACAGGAGCAGGGGGACTTGCTCAAATTGTAGCATTGTGTAATCCTCAAGCAAAAGGTATGGGAGTTACAGGTTCTGATTCTCCAGTAAATGATCCATTCGTAATTGATTATGTAGCCCATGAAATAGGACATCAAATGGGGGCAAATCATACTTTTAGTGGTAATACAGGATCTTGTTCTATGAATGCAAACTCTTCTACTGCTGCTGAACCAGGCTCTGGTAGTACTATTATGGGGTATGCAGGTATCTGTGGGGCTAATCAAAATGTGCAAAACCAATCAGATGCTTACTTCCACTATTTGTCTATACAGGAAATGACAGATCGTGTACAAGCAACTACTTGTGCTACATATTTACAAACTAATAACGCAACACCTTCTGTAACAGCTGGTACAACAGTGTCTATTCCTGCAAGAACACCGTTTAAATTGACAGCAACGGCATCGGATAACAACAATCCAAATTCATTGACATATACTTGGGAACAATTGGATACAAAAGTTGGTATTTATGGAACGCCAACGGGAAATGATACAACAGAGCCTAATTTTCGTTCTTTAGTCCCTACAAGTAATCCTATGCGTTATTTTCCAGCATTGAGTACTGTAATTAATGGTACGACAAATGTAGATGTTGCACCTGGAACCACTTGGGAGCGTTTGTCAAATGTACCAAGAAGTATGCGTTTTGGAGTCACGGTTCGAGACAATAATGTAATAGGTGGCGGACAAACTCGCAGAGCTCAGCGTACTGTAAATGTTGTAGGAACTCAACCGTTTGTACTTACATATCCATCAACGATTGTCAATACTCCTGTAGAACAATGGTTGATTGGTACAAATAAAACAATTACTTGGAATGTAGCAAACACCAATGTTTCTCCAATCAACACAGCCAATGTAAAAATATCATACACTACTGATAATGGTCAAACATTGACAGAGTTGGTTGCAAGTACACCAAATAACGGTTCGGCTGTAGTGCAGGTGCCAGATATTCCTCACAATACAGAGATTCGAATTGTCATTGAACCGATAGGAAATGTCTATTATACAATTTCTCAGAAAGTAAGAGTCGTAAATGTATTGTCAAATAAGGACTTCCAATTTGAAAATTTCCAATTGTATCCAAATCCTTCAAATGATGTAATTACATTTTCATTAATTCCAGACAACGGAAATGAAATTGTTTATCAAATTTATGATATTACAGGAAGAGAAATACTTTCAAAAACTATTGACAATACAGGAAAAATCGAAGAAACATTTTCTGTAGCACATTTAGCAACAGGAACTTATTTGTTGAAAATAAGCAATGGAAATAAATCCCTTACAAAGAAAATTGTGAGAAATTAA
- the atpH gene encoding ATP synthase F1 subunit delta, with translation MTGTRAALRYAKAILDVSNANSKAEVVNDDMKQIFSTIAESNELKTFLENPTIKGENKVAALKEIFTTASEDTQKLFALLLQNNRIELLLPIASQYTALYDELKGKQIAYITTATPLTPALESKVMAKVKELSNKEVTIVNEIDPSIIGGFIIRINDQQYNASLLNQLTKLKREFNN, from the coding sequence ATGACAGGAACAAGAGCAGCCTTACGATATGCCAAAGCAATTCTTGATGTGTCCAACGCAAACAGCAAAGCAGAGGTAGTAAATGACGATATGAAACAAATCTTCTCTACTATCGCTGAAAGCAACGAATTGAAAACTTTCTTGGAAAATCCAACCATCAAAGGAGAAAACAAAGTTGCTGCATTAAAGGAAATCTTTACAACTGCTAGCGAAGACACGCAAAAATTGTTTGCCCTTTTACTACAAAACAACCGAATCGAATTGTTGTTGCCAATTGCATCACAATACACAGCATTGTACGACGAGTTGAAAGGAAAACAAATAGCCTATATCACTACTGCTACACCATTGACACCAGCATTGGAAAGCAAAGTAATGGCAAAAGTAAAAGAACTTTCAAATAAAGAAGTTACGATTGTAAACGAAATCGATCCGTCTATCATCGGAGGATTTATAATCAGAATCAACGATCAACAGTACAACGCTTCTTTGTTGAATCAATTGACAAAACTGAAAAGAGAATTTAATAACTAA
- a CDS encoding twin-arginine translocase TatA/TatE family subunit, whose amino-acid sequence MNTLYVFLGFMGPWQIVLIVVALLLLFGGKKIPELMRGLGSGIKEFKDATKEENDKKTTDSDKKE is encoded by the coding sequence ATGAATACACTATATGTATTTTTAGGTTTTATGGGGCCGTGGCAAATCGTTTTAATTGTAGTAGCCTTATTATTACTTTTTGGTGGTAAAAAAATCCCAGAATTGATGAGAGGTTTGGGCTCTGGAATCAAAGAATTTAAAGATGCAACCAAAGAGGAAAACGATAAAAAGACAACAGATTCTGATAAAAAAGAATAA
- the atpE gene encoding ATP synthase F0 subunit C, whose amino-acid sequence MTIPTIIGAGMIVIGAGYGLGKIGSSAMDAIARQPEAAGKIQTAMIIIGALLEGLAFGALILGK is encoded by the coding sequence ATGACAATTCCAACTATCATTGGTGCTGGTATGATCGTAATCGGAGCAGGTTACGGTTTAGGTAAAATCGGATCTTCTGCAATGGACGCAATCGCTCGTCAACCAGAAGCAGCAGGTAAAATCCAAACTGCGATGATCATCATCGGAGCATTATTGGAAGGTTTGGCATTCGGTGCTTTAATCTTAGGAAAGTAA
- a CDS encoding HTTM domain-containing protein translates to MWDKLNKPVDNATLVLFRIFFGLVFLCESVGSFITGWITDNFASVQTNFTFMGFEWLEFLADSNYAYIVFGLMAICSFNIIMGYKYRISMISLCILWGMIYFGQKTSYNNHYYLMWLFTFIMCFLPANAHTSIDAKLNPKIKAFTCPQWMLTIFIVMMSFVYGYATIAKFYSDWLDGTVTKNMFQSINFPEFSHFIFKHEYFAYFIAYMGICFDGLIIPALLYKRTRKWAIIASLIFHIFNSITLQIGVFPYFSLAMSIFFFPPEQIRSFFFRKLKIEDISIEQINHKVYKKMLYYVFTPFIILQFLLPLRHWAIKGNVLETEEGHRLAWRMMLRSRSGEAQFKIIDKESGNTSFFDNGKLLNQKQRNRLNSPDVIWQMAQKIKDYYTKEGKQVEIYCVNSGVAVNNTFYTQTINPKVDLAEAKWHWYKHEDWIEIVKQ, encoded by the coding sequence ATGTGGGATAAATTAAACAAACCTGTTGACAACGCTACATTGGTGTTGTTTCGTATCTTTTTTGGATTGGTGTTTTTATGCGAAAGTGTGGGTTCGTTTATCACGGGATGGATTACCGACAATTTTGCAAGTGTACAGACCAATTTTACTTTTATGGGGTTTGAATGGTTAGAATTTCTTGCCGATTCCAATTATGCATACATTGTCTTTGGATTGATGGCAATATGTTCTTTCAACATAATTATGGGTTATAAATACCGTATTAGTATGATATCCCTATGCATTTTGTGGGGAATGATTTATTTCGGACAGAAAACTTCATACAACAATCATTACTATCTCATGTGGTTGTTTACCTTTATTATGTGCTTTCTACCTGCCAATGCACATACTTCTATAGACGCAAAATTAAATCCAAAAATCAAAGCCTTTACTTGCCCTCAATGGATGTTGACGATTTTTATCGTAATGATGAGTTTTGTGTATGGATATGCTACAATTGCTAAATTTTATTCCGATTGGCTCGATGGAACGGTTACAAAAAATATGTTTCAATCGATAAATTTTCCAGAGTTTTCACACTTTATTTTCAAACACGAATATTTTGCCTATTTTATTGCTTATATGGGCATTTGTTTCGATGGCTTGATTATTCCTGCTTTGTTGTACAAACGCACGCGTAAATGGGCGATAATCGCTTCGTTGATTTTTCATATTTTCAATTCCATAACGCTGCAAATTGGCGTGTTTCCCTATTTCAGTTTGGCAATGAGCATTTTCTTTTTTCCACCTGAACAAATACGTTCGTTCTTTTTTAGAAAATTGAAAATCGAGGATATTTCTATCGAGCAAATCAATCATAAGGTGTATAAAAAAATGCTTTATTATGTGTTTACACCATTTATTATCCTTCAATTTTTATTGCCTTTGCGTCATTGGGCAATCAAAGGAAATGTTTTGGAAACTGAAGAAGGGCATCGCTTGGCTTGGCGTATGATGCTGAGAAGTCGCAGTGGAGAAGCTCAATTTAAAATCATTGATAAAGAAAGTGGAAACACTTCGTTTTTTGACAATGGAAAATTGCTAAATCAAAAACAAAGAAATCGCTTGAATTCACCTGATGTCATTTGGCAAATGGCTCAAAAAATCAAAGATTATTATACTAAAGAAGGTAAACAAGTAGAAATCTATTGTGTAAACAGTGGAGTTGCGGTAAATAATACTTTTTATACTCAAACTATCAATCCTAAAGTGGATTTGGCTGAGGCAAAATGGCATTGGTACAAACACGAAGACTGGATTGAAATTGTAAAACAATAA
- the atpA gene encoding F0F1 ATP synthase subunit alpha: MAEIKPAEISAILKKQLSNFGADTSIEEVGTVLEIGDGIARVHGLTNAQYGELVQFENGLEAMVQNLEEDNVGIVLFGPSSQITEGAIVKRTGRIASLKVGEQMLGRVVDTLGNPIDGKGPIGGELYEMPIERKAPGVIFRQPVTEPLQTGIKAVDAMIPVGRGQRELVIGDRQTGKTTVCIDTILNQKEFYDAGKPVFCIYVAVGQKASTVANIAKTLEEKGALAYTIIVAANASDPAPMQVYAPMAGAAIGEYFRDTGRPALIVYDDLSKQAVAYREMSLILRRPPGREAYPGDVFYLHSRLLERAAKVIGDDEIAKNMNDLPESLKPIVKGGGSLTALPIIETQAGDVSAYIPTNVISITDGQIFLESDLFNSGVRPAINVGISVSRVGGNAQIKSMKKVSGTLKLDQAQYRELEAFAKFGSDLDAATMNVIEKGKRNVEILKQSVNDPYKVEDQVAIIYAGSKNLLRNVPVNKVKEFEKDFLQVLNLSHKDTLNALKAGNLSDEATATLEKVAKEVASKY; the protein is encoded by the coding sequence ATGGCAGAAATTAAACCTGCTGAGATTTCAGCAATTCTAAAGAAACAGTTATCTAATTTTGGAGCAGATACTTCTATCGAAGAAGTAGGTACCGTTTTAGAAATCGGAGACGGTATTGCTCGTGTTCATGGATTGACTAACGCTCAATACGGTGAGTTGGTTCAATTCGAAAATGGATTGGAAGCAATGGTTCAAAACCTTGAAGAAGACAATGTAGGTATCGTATTGTTCGGACCTTCATCTCAAATTACAGAGGGAGCTATTGTAAAACGCACAGGAAGAATCGCTTCTTTGAAAGTAGGTGAGCAAATGCTTGGGCGTGTTGTAGATACTTTGGGTAACCCAATCGACGGTAAAGGTCCTATCGGTGGTGAATTGTACGAAATGCCAATCGAGCGTAAAGCACCAGGAGTTATCTTCCGTCAGCCAGTTACTGAACCATTACAAACAGGTATCAAAGCGGTAGATGCTATGATTCCAGTTGGTCGTGGACAAAGAGAGCTTGTAATCGGTGACCGTCAAACGGGTAAAACTACAGTTTGTATCGATACAATCTTGAACCAAAAAGAATTTTACGATGCTGGAAAACCAGTATTCTGTATCTATGTAGCAGTAGGACAAAAAGCATCTACTGTTGCTAATATTGCAAAAACATTAGAAGAAAAAGGAGCTTTGGCTTATACAATCATCGTTGCTGCAAATGCGTCTGACCCTGCTCCAATGCAAGTTTATGCCCCAATGGCTGGTGCAGCTATCGGAGAGTATTTCCGTGACACAGGGCGTCCTGCTTTGATTGTTTATGATGATTTGTCAAAACAAGCGGTTGCTTACCGTGAGATGTCATTGATTCTTCGTCGTCCACCAGGTCGTGAGGCGTATCCTGGGGATGTATTCTACTTGCACTCTCGTTTGTTAGAGCGTGCTGCAAAAGTAATCGGAGACGATGAAATCGCTAAAAACATGAACGACTTGCCAGAGTCTTTGAAACCAATCGTAAAAGGTGGTGGATCGTTGACTGCATTGCCAATCATCGAAACACAAGCGGGAGATGTATCTGCTTATATCCCAACGAATGTGATTTCAATTACAGACGGACAGATTTTCTTAGAGTCAGACTTGTTCAACTCAGGGGTTCGTCCAGCGATCAATGTGGGTATCTCTGTGTCTCGTGTAGGAGGTAACGCACAAATCAAATCAATGAAAAAAGTATCAGGTACTTTGAAGTTAGACCAAGCTCAATACCGCGAGTTGGAAGCGTTTGCTAAATTTGGTTCTGACCTTGATGCTGCTACTATGAATGTAATCGAAAAAGGTAAGAGAAATGTTGAGATTTTGAAACAATCTGTAAACGATCCTTACAAAGTAGAAGACCAAGTAGCAATCATCTACGCAGGTTCTAAAAACTTGTTGAGAAATGTACCTGTAAACAAAGTAAAAGAGTTTGAAAAAGACTTCTTGCAAGTGTTGAACTTGTCTCACAAAGATACTTTGAATGCATTGAAAGCAGGAAACTTGTCTGACGAGGCTACTGCAACATTGGAAAAAGTAGCTAAAGAAGTAGCTTCAAAATACTAA
- a CDS encoding bifunctional riboflavin kinase/FAD synthetase yields MKKYNSYKELSAQKGTVVTLGSFDGVHLGHRSILKRLTQDTANNHLESVVLTFFPHPRMVLNQNEPIFLLNTIEEKSKLLEEIGVQHLVIQEFTKDFSELTAEEFVEQVLVKHFNIRKIIIGYDHRFGNNRSADIFDLIRLGNKYRFDVEQITAQEIDEVSISSTKIRKALLEGNVKVANEYLGSNYSLTGPVVKGKQLGRMIGFPTANISLAENYKLIPKKGAYVVKTLISDKEVWGMMNIGNNPTVNDAHILNIEVHLLDFSEDIYGEKITVELIDFLREEEKFNSLDELIAQLNKDREQTKNIVKKRSF; encoded by the coding sequence TTGAAAAAATACAATTCATATAAAGAACTTTCGGCTCAAAAAGGTACAGTCGTTACGCTTGGTTCCTTCGACGGCGTGCATTTGGGACATCGCTCCATATTGAAAAGACTCACACAAGACACTGCCAACAACCACTTGGAAAGCGTGGTGCTCACTTTTTTTCCGCATCCGCGTATGGTTTTGAACCAAAACGAACCTATTTTTTTGCTCAATACCATCGAAGAAAAATCAAAATTGTTGGAAGAAATTGGCGTACAACATTTGGTCATTCAAGAATTTACCAAAGATTTTTCGGAATTGACAGCCGAGGAATTTGTTGAACAGGTTTTGGTAAAACATTTCAATATCAGAAAAATCATCATTGGTTACGACCACAGATTTGGAAATAATCGCAGTGCCGATATTTTTGATTTAATTCGCTTGGGAAATAAATACCGTTTTGATGTAGAGCAAATTACAGCTCAGGAAATAGACGAAGTATCTATTAGTTCTACAAAAATTAGAAAGGCGTTGTTGGAAGGAAATGTAAAAGTAGCGAATGAGTATTTAGGAAGTAATTATTCACTGACAGGTCCGGTGGTAAAAGGAAAGCAATTGGGCAGAATGATTGGATTTCCAACTGCTAATATTTCTTTGGCTGAAAACTACAAACTCATCCCCAAAAAAGGAGCTTATGTGGTAAAAACATTGATTTCTGATAAAGAAGTTTGGGGAATGATGAATATTGGCAACAACCCTACCGTTAATGATGCCCACATATTGAACATCGAAGTACATCTTTTGGATTTTTCGGAAGATATTTACGGAGAAAAAATCACAGTTGAACTGATTGATTTTCTAAGAGAGGAAGAAAAATTCAATTCTTTGGATGAGTTGATTGCTCAGTTGAATAAGGATAGAGAACAAACAAAGAATATTGTAAAAAAACGCTCATTCTAA
- a CDS encoding ATP-binding protein encodes MKFYNREKEIERLLRIKKASEKTAQFAVMTGRRRIGKTQLLLEAYKNTALYFFVAKKSEALLCKDFQTELLQKLNIPILGTVESFAELFEFVLQLSYNQQITLIIDEFQEFFTVNSAVYSDMQRLWDLHKDRAKINLVVSGSVISLMHKIFENNKEPLFGRANHFFRLKPFETRVLKEILTDFNPNYKADDLLALYGFTGGVAKYVQLFMDNGWTTKDQMINGMIDENSIFISEGKNLLVEEFGKDYHTYFSILALISEGKTSRSEIENVLGKEIGGYLTKMENDFQLIKKTQPIFTQSRTKNVKYQLLDNFLTFWFRFVYRYIHIVEIGAYEQLQIIIHRDFETVSGFMLEKYFRIKAVETQKYTQIGSFWDRKGETEIDFIAVNELNKTIDFAEIKRNKEKINLEILRQKAYEFLKTNPQLKDFEAHYHAWSLEEM; translated from the coding sequence ATGAAATTTTACAATAGAGAAAAAGAAATAGAACGCTTACTGCGAATAAAAAAGGCATCTGAAAAAACGGCTCAATTTGCCGTGATGACAGGACGTAGGCGTATAGGGAAAACACAATTGTTGTTAGAAGCGTATAAAAACACGGCTTTGTATTTTTTCGTGGCGAAAAAATCGGAAGCGTTGCTGTGCAAAGATTTTCAAACCGAATTGCTACAAAAACTCAATATTCCTATTTTGGGAACGGTTGAGTCGTTTGCAGAGTTGTTTGAATTCGTTTTGCAACTGTCTTACAACCAACAAATCACACTGATTATTGATGAGTTTCAAGAGTTTTTTACGGTCAATTCTGCCGTGTATAGCGATATGCAACGCTTATGGGATTTGCACAAAGACCGAGCAAAAATCAATTTGGTGGTTTCGGGTTCGGTGATTTCTTTGATGCACAAAATCTTTGAAAACAACAAAGAACCTTTATTCGGTAGAGCTAATCATTTTTTTAGGTTAAAGCCATTTGAAACCAGAGTTTTAAAAGAAATTTTAACGGATTTTAACCCCAATTACAAGGCCGATGATTTACTGGCGTTGTACGGTTTTACTGGTGGCGTAGCAAAATATGTTCAACTATTTATGGACAACGGCTGGACAACTAAAGACCAAATGATTAACGGAATGATAGACGAAAATTCCATTTTTATTTCGGAGGGGAAAAATCTTTTGGTGGAAGAATTTGGCAAGGATTATCATACGTATTTTAGCATTTTAGCTTTGATTTCTGAGGGAAAAACTTCTCGTTCTGAAATTGAAAATGTATTGGGAAAAGAAATTGGCGGATATTTAACCAAAATGGAAAACGATTTTCAACTGATAAAGAAAACTCAACCTATTTTCACCCAAAGCCGAACAAAAAATGTGAAATATCAATTGTTGGATAATTTTCTAACTTTTTGGTTTCGTTTTGTTTACAGATATATTCATATAGTGGAAATCGGAGCGTATGAGCAGTTGCAAATCATTATTCACCGAGATTTTGAAACGGTAAGTGGTTTTATGTTAGAAAAATATTTTCGCATAAAAGCTGTTGAAACTCAAAAATATACTCAAATTGGAAGTTTTTGGGATAGAAAAGGCGAAACAGAAATTGATTTCATCGCGGTAAACGAACTCAACAAAACCATCGATTTTGCCGAAATCAAGCGAAATAAGGAGAAAATAAATTTGGAAATTCTCCGCCAAAAGGCTTATGAATTTTTGAAAACCAATCCACAATTGAAGGATTTTGAAGCTCATTACCACGCTTGGAGTTTGGAGGAAATGTAA
- a CDS encoding F0F1 ATP synthase subunit B, protein MEKLINDFSAGLFLWQIIILCVIIFVLGKFAWKPIVNALEEREAGIADALAAAENAKREMANLKASNEKLLIEARAERDAMLKEAKEVKEKMISEAKEEAQAAGAQMIAQAQATIENEKNLAMAEIKNQVSTLSIEIAEKLLKNQLTDQSAQEQLVGKLLDEIKLN, encoded by the coding sequence ATGGAAAAGTTAATAAACGATTTTAGTGCAGGATTGTTTTTATGGCAAATCATTATCTTGTGCGTAATTATTTTCGTATTAGGAAAATTTGCATGGAAGCCAATCGTAAACGCTTTAGAAGAGCGTGAAGCTGGTATCGCAGACGCTTTGGCAGCTGCTGAAAATGCAAAAAGAGAAATGGCAAACTTGAAAGCAAGCAACGAGAAATTATTAATCGAAGCAAGAGCTGAAAGAGATGCTATGTTGAAAGAAGCGAAAGAAGTAAAAGAAAAAATGATTTCAGAAGCTAAAGAAGAGGCTCAAGCAGCCGGAGCTCAAATGATTGCACAAGCACAAGCAACTATCGAAAACGAGAAAAACTTGGCTATGGCAGAAATTAAAAACCAAGTTTCAACACTTTCGATAGAAATTGCAGAAAAATTGTTGAAAAATCAATTGACAGACCAATCAGCTCAAGAGCAATTGGTAGGAAAATTATTAGACGAAATCAAATTAAACTAA